One Fictibacillus halophilus genomic window, ATCATTTCTTTAACGGTAGGCAGGTATTTTGATTTTATAGTAGAATCAGCCATCATTTTGTTCCTCCCCTAAACACATGTCCGGAACCGGTTCCAGTTTGTGATAAAAAAATTCCGTTGTTCCCATTATTGTGTAGAAACTAATGGGAACCGGTTCCACAAACCTATAATAAAATAGCTGATAACATTTTGCAACCCTTTTCTGAAAACGTTATCAGCTTATATTTTCTTCACACTTTCTCCTTCTATGAAGTGAAATCCGGAAACCTGCAGTTTCTCAACTTCTTCGCCTTCTGTCATGTTAATGATCGTTTTTGCAGCTTGAATACCCGTCTGTTCATTTTTAAAACGAATCGTTGTTAGTGTTGGATGAATGACTTCGGAAATGTTATATCCTCCAAAACCAGCCAGCGAATAATCGTCTGGAACTTTTTTTCCGAGCTTCGAGATGGTCTTCATCGCTCCAAATGCGATCGTATCTGTGGCACATATGATAGCTGTGGGTGTTGAAGTTTCAAGTACGGCTTTTGTGACTTCAGAAGCGTTATGTAAATCGAACTGTGAGACATATGATTGAACATCTGTAATTCCTGCTTGAGTGAGTCCATCCAAAACGCCTTGCTTACGCTTCTGTCCAACTGCAACATCACTTTCCGTTACGCCTAAATAGGCAATCGATTGATGGCCTTTTTTTGCGATGTATTGTCCCATTTCAAAACCAGCTTGATAATCGTCGTTTATAATGCAATTAAAAGCATCCACTTCCTGCGCTACAACGAGTACCGGAATAGAAATCGATTGAATAGTTTGGTAATGCTTATCTGTAATACCCGTAGAAATAAGGATGATGCCGTCCACTTTTTGACGCGAAAGATTGATCAAGCTTTCAATTTCTCGATCTACATGCTTGCTCGTGCTGATGATTAGCGTCGTATATTCACGCTTTCTTAGTTCTTCATCAATCGCCATCAAGACAGTAGATGTTACATACGAATCCAACGTAGGAGCGATCACACCAATAAAATTTGTTTTCTTCGCTTTCAGGCTTTGTGCAAAAGAGTTCGGTTCATAGTTGGTTTCTTCGATCACTTTTCGAATTTTTGCTTTCGTTGTTTCACTAACATTACCACCGTTCAGATACCGAGAAACGGTACTTTTCGCAACGCCAGCGAGCTTCGCTATATCCTTGATCGTTTTATTCATGTCATTCACCTACTTCATTAAAACTGCTAGATGGTTACCATTATAGTATACGGATAGAGTTGTTTAAAGGAGAAGAAAAAAGACTGACCCTCCAAAAGGTCAGCCTTCATTATTTATTTACTTGGATGCACCACGGTATTCAGCAACCCACCAAGGATAATGATCATCGCTGAAAGGTAGAACCACAGCATCAATACGACAAGACCTGCTACTTGCCCGTATAGAGCAGAATAGTTACTTCCACTCACGTACGTGGCAAAGCCCATGGAAACGAGCTGCCAGCCGATCGTCGCAAAGAACGCACCCGGAAGTACTTTTTTAAACCCAAGCTTGATGCTCGGTGCAAAGGAATATAGCATGATAAAAAATAACAGCAGAAACACGGTTCCTATTCCCCACTGGATAATGATCCATAACTTTTGAAAAGCAAGATTCGAAAAGATGCCCTCGAGATACACCCGCAGGATTTTTTCAAATAACGGTACAAACACGGAGAACAGCACAGCGATCATGAATCCGACGGTCAACAACAGACTTTCTAGAATCTGTTTTAGCATGTTCTCGTCATTTCGTACTTGGTACGCATCGTTCATGATACGCTTCATGCTTTGAAAACCCATTGATGAAAGCCACAATGTGACGATCAAACTGAACGACAATAGGTTTCCTTCTTGTCTCATTACGGTATACGACAATGTCTTATCAATTAGATTGTATGTGCTCTCTGGCGCATACGGCTGGACTAGCTCAAGTATATTTTCTTCTCTCAGTGGTAAATATGTCAGCAATGAATAGATAACGAGCAAAAATGGAAAGACCGACATTAAAAAATAATAGGCCATCTGTGCCGATAAATCGTACACCCTCAATTTGAGAAATCGGTCACCTAGTTGGTTTAACACTTTAACGATATTCATGTTGCAACACCTCTTTAGTTATAGCCAGTCCATAAATACAGTAATATAATATATACGTTAAAAGTAGTCAAATCAGATCACTTTTTTGAAAAAAATTTTCGTATGTTGAAAAATTTTTCAGGTGTAAGTTGGCTTAAAGCGATCTTCACCTCTAAAATCGGTTATATGGGTCCATCACAACCTGATGAGTCCTCGTACACTCAATGAGTCTGCTCATACTTCTTATGAGTCTTTATAAACTTTCTATGAGTCTTTCTCTCGTTTCAATGAGTCCTCAAAACACAAAAAAATGCCTCTCAATCATGAGAGACATTTTCTACCCCAATCTATTCTATAGCTCTTGCTGCTGCTTCAACGAGATTCACTGTTTGGTTCACTGTATTTTGGCGAAATTCCTTAAACTCCTCCGTGATATATACGGATTTGTCTTCTGGGTAAAATTCTTGTGCTGCTATATGCAGATGTCCGCCTGGAATGTCTGTCGCATCAAGACCTAAACGGACGCGATTTGACCGGTACATGCTTTCGTTGGACAGATAGCTTCCGCCTCCACCTTCTTTCGCTTTAGGGCCCGGTGTTGGCCCTTCCTCATTACAAACCGCTGGGTCCTCAAAGTTCGGCGGCAGCCATTCACATACTTTATCATTTCTGAAAACAGGCCACGGTCCCGTTTCAGCCGCAATCATCTCTTCATAAGGAAGGGTTGTCTCGATAAACTCTGGAAGCGGCTTTGGCATCGGCCAATGAGATACAGGTGGCGTAACTTCTGCTCTTTCTTCAAGCTTATTGTCAGCGCCCGTATGGTATCGTCCGGCATAGCCTTCAATCGCCATCTTACGCGGTCCTCCTTGACTGATGGTCATAATTAAGTCCACTTGGTTCGAGCCTTGTTTCAAAAATGGACCGAACGTGTTTTCAACGATTCCTTCTTCAAAGTCATCCCATCGTACAGGAAAATTTGCAGCTTGTATCAAGGCTAGTCCATCACCGGTCCACACCCATCGTCCGTCGAGCTGCAAGCCGCTTGCACCTGATGGATTGGTTCGTCTGAATTCTTGTTCAAGGCGATACGGATCGAATCCACTCACAAGGATC contains:
- a CDS encoding YihY/virulence factor BrkB family protein; the protein is MNIVKVLNQLGDRFLKLRVYDLSAQMAYYFLMSVFPFLLVIYSLLTYLPLREENILELVQPYAPESTYNLIDKTLSYTVMRQEGNLLSFSLIVTLWLSSMGFQSMKRIMNDAYQVRNDENMLKQILESLLLTVGFMIAVLFSVFVPLFEKILRVYLEGIFSNLAFQKLWIIIQWGIGTVFLLLFFIMLYSFAPSIKLGFKKVLPGAFFATIGWQLVSMGFATYVSGSNYSALYGQVAGLVVLMLWFYLSAMIIILGGLLNTVVHPSK
- a CDS encoding LacI family DNA-binding transcriptional regulator, coding for MNKTIKDIAKLAGVAKSTVSRYLNGGNVSETTKAKIRKVIEETNYEPNSFAQSLKAKKTNFIGVIAPTLDSYVTSTVLMAIDEELRKREYTTLIISTSKHVDREIESLINLSRQKVDGIILISTGITDKHYQTIQSISIPVLVVAQEVDAFNCIINDDYQAGFEMGQYIAKKGHQSIAYLGVTESDVAVGQKRKQGVLDGLTQAGITDVQSYVSQFDLHNASEVTKAVLETSTPTAIICATDTIAFGAMKTISKLGKKVPDDYSLAGFGGYNISEVIHPTLTTIRFKNEQTGIQAAKTIINMTEGEEVEKLQVSGFHFIEGESVKKI